The sequence ATGCAAGTATTTATTATAATTTATTTTTATTTTTTAGTGTTGAGAGGCTTATAAATGCGGTTCCTTTTGTTTTTGCTTGTATGGTTAAGTTCCTCAGTTTCGATTGGTATGGTTTTTCCTAATTTTGATAAATTTTATGAAAATTCTCTTAAAAAAAATGAATTTCTTGATATCAAGCTTAAAAGCCTTGTTTCACCAAATTTTGATTCTTATTTTTGTGATTATTCTAAAGATCAAAAAGGACTATTAAATAAAATAATGAATTTAGGCATCAAAAAAAATATTTTTAATTCAAAAAAAGAACTTAAAAAATTATTAATTAATCTTCTTGAAGACAGCATAAATAAAGATACACAAAAAAGTTCAGTGGATTTACGCGCTGTGGAGGATGATCGATTTTATATTTGGGGTGATTTATATGGTGCTTATCATTCATTCTTAAGATCATTAAAATGTTTAAAAGAAAACCACGTGATAGACAATAATTTTAAAATCTTAACACCTAAAACGTTTTTTATTATTAATGGTAATGCTATAGGTTTTAGTGCTTACAACATAGAAACGTTGCTTATTATTCTAATTCTTAAGCATCAAAATCCAAATAATGTTATTTATTTAAAAGGAAACCAAGAAGATAACAAAAATTGGATGGATAATAATTTTAATAGACAATTGGAAAAATGTTTTAAAAAAAATAATTTTAAAGAAACGCAATTGTTTAGTAATGTAAAGTCATTTTTAAATTTATTACCACTAAGACTAAATATTTATACAGAAGTTGATAAAAATAACTTTGTGTTGTTCTCGCATAATTTAGGAAAAATTAATAATGGTGATTTAGATATTGAAGTTAATGATAATGATCAGTCAACACAAGGAAAACCAATCGTTATTTTTTCATCGACAGATCGTTTAACAAAATATTCTAAGCCATCAGGTTTAGAATTGCGTCCTCAAGAAATGGCTGCGATTGTTTGGCACCAATTTTCAGGCCTTGTTCCAAGTTTTTATCAATTGTATCAATATAATATTGATTCATTCTCATGTTTAAAACTAAACAATGATCTGCACAAAAGTGTTATTGAGCATTTTTCTCATCCTTTTAATAGCGCTCAAAAATTTCATTTAGATACTTACAAACTTCTATCTGGTGAAAAAATAAATCCACAAGAAAATATCGACAAGATCATACCGCAAGAAATAAATATTGCAACAACGATTGATTTTAGCAATGGGGCTGCTATTTTAGGTGAGCGTTTGATGAAAGGGCTTGATTTAAAAATACGTAAATCTAATAAAGATAAAAGTGTACATCCTAAAATTATACGTAATTTCTATGAAAATGATGAATATAATCCTTCTAATACATTAAAATTTCTGCAAGGTTATTTTAAAAAAAATGATATTTCAATTTTATTATCACCTTTAGGCACCCCAACCGCTACTGCCATCAAAAATTACGCTAAAAATGAAAATATTGCGATTTTATTTCCTTATACAGGTTCACTTTCTTTTCGATATGATGGTCCTTTTTTGCATTATAGGGCAAGTTATGCTGATGAAGCTGAAACAGTAGTTAAATATGCATGTGATAAACTTTTTAAACAAAAATTTGCTTTTTTCTATCAAAATGATGATTTTGGTAATTCTTTATTAAGTGCTGCAAGAAAAATTCTTATTGAGCACTATAAGATAAGTGAAGATGCGATTATAGAGGCACCTTATTCAAGAAATAGTCTTTCTGTTGCGAATGCAGCTCAAAAAATACGTGAAGGTAATGTAGATGTTCTATTTTTCTTTTCAACTTATGCGCATTCTCGAGAGCTTGTCAATCATATGGGTGTTATAGAGCTTCAAAATATAACGCTTATGGGGATATCTTTTTTGACGGATCGCTTTCGTGACTACGTTTCAGGTATTGATGATCCAAAGCTTGAGGGTAAGGGCTTAAATCTTATTCTTTCGCGCGTTGTGCCTGATCCAGAGACTGATGATCGTGAAATTGTAAAAGAATATCG is a genomic window of Alphaproteobacteria bacterium containing:
- a CDS encoding ABC transporter substrate-binding protein → MRFLLFLLVWLSSSVSIGMVFPNFDKFYENSLKKNEFLDIKLKSLVSPNFDSYFCDYSKDQKGLLNKIMNLGIKKNIFNSKKELKKLLINLLEDSINKDTQKSSVDLRAVEDDRFYIWGDLYGAYHSFLRSLKCLKENHVIDNNFKILTPKTFFIINGNAIGFSAYNIETLLIILILKHQNPNNVIYLKGNQEDNKNWMDNNFNRQLEKCFKKNNFKETQLFSNVKSFLNLLPLRLNIYTEVDKNNFVLFSHNLGKINNGDLDIEVNDNDQSTQGKPIVIFSSTDRLTKYSKPSGLELRPQEMAAIVWHQFSGLVPSFYQLYQYNIDSFSCLKLNNDLHKSVIEHFSHPFNSAQKFHLDTYKLLSGEKINPQENIDKIIPQEINIATTIDFSNGAAILGERLMKGLDLKIRKSNKDKSVHPKIIRNFYENDEYNPSNTLKFLQGYFKKNDISILLSPLGTPTATAIKNYAKNENIAILFPYTGSLSFRYDGPFLHYRASYADEAETVVKYACDKLFKQKFAFFYQNDDFGNSLLSAARKILIEHYKISEDAIIEAPYSRNSLSVANAAQKIREGNVDVLFFFSTYAHSRELVNHMGVIELQNITLMGISFLTDRFRDYVSGIDDPKLEGKGLNLILSRVVPDPETDDREIVKEYRSEMQKEYSGIRMDADSLEGYINASIFVEILDKIEGPITPQKILEYGKSLKNFNFKGLNLNYDAKRFCFSNEIWLDLGKDKWIQNIIPTP